The following proteins come from a genomic window of Montipora capricornis isolate CH-2021 chromosome 9, ASM3666992v2, whole genome shotgun sequence:
- the LOC138015295 gene encoding uncharacterized protein — MATSAIQRVTNRCRFLLCSTASKFGKPYTFARIKPVPPRVGIRPVVVLHQVNSRRGTATISGSEEQETMGSWLEKARKRSWLWRWLNDIHEIEAQMMSEEEYNEREKMVEKLMDRYFDTPDAKFDHDIFEEIFDLMIKYNDREAVKMFWGLMQEMQVQPSPVLREKVEKYLIKAREESWSWF, encoded by the exons atggcgACTTCGGCGATTCAGCGAGTAACAAATCGTTGTAGATTTTTACTGTGTTCTACTGCTTCAAAGTTCGGAAAACCGTATACATTCG CTCGTATAAAGCCGGTTCCACCACGTGTAGGGATCAGGCCGGTCGTCGTTTTGCATCAAGTAAATTCTCGAAGAGGGACGGCAACCATTTCGGGTTCAGAAGAGCAAGAAACTATGGGAAGCTGGTTAGAGAAGGCTAGGAAACGTAGTTGGTTGTGGAGATGGCTCAACGACATACATGAAATTGAAGCTCAA ATGATGTCTGAAGAAGAATacaatgaaagagaaaaaatggTTGAAAAG CTCATGGACAGATATTTTGACACACCAGATGCCAAGTTTGACCATGATATTTTTGAAGAGATCTTTGATCTCATGATCAAGTACAATGATAGAGAAGCAGTCAAAATGTTTTGGGGGTTAATGCAAGAAATGCAAGTTCAACCCAGTCCAGTGCTGAGAGAGAAG gtGGAGAAGTACTTAATTAAAGCAAGAGAAGAATCTTGGTCTTGGTTTTAG